In Festucalex cinctus isolate MCC-2025b chromosome 5, RoL_Fcin_1.0, whole genome shotgun sequence, a single genomic region encodes these proteins:
- the hspb11 gene encoding intraflagellar transport protein 25 homolog has product MIQKSLLSLGAKVVVAASNDEDHPPENIIDGNTNTFWMSTGMFPQEFIIRFAQITNVSSVTLESYNVKHLKVEKNTSQNASHFEFVAEKELKLTEGHLQTNSISLNGTNATHLRFIITSGYDHFVSVHRVGVQK; this is encoded by the exons ATGATTCAgaagtctcttctttctctGGGAGCGAAAGTTGTTGTGGCTGCTTCCAACGATGAGGACCACCCGCCGGAAAATATTATTGATGG AAACACGAACACGTTTTGGATGTCCACGGGAATGTTTCCTCAAGAGTTCATCATTCGCTTTGCTCAAATTACAAACGTTTCTTCAGTGACCTTGGAGAGCTATAACG TCAAGCATCTAAAAGTAGAAAAGAACACATCACAAAACGCCTCTCACTTTGAGTTTGTGGCAGAGAAAG AATTGAAACTCACAGAGGGACATCTTCAGACAAATTCTATTTCA ctAAACGGAACCAATGCGACTCACCTTCGTTTTATCATCACCTCAGGATATGATCACTTCGTTTCAGTGCACAGAGTTGGTGTACAAAAATGA
- the smn1 gene encoding survival motor neuron protein 1 yields MANGCNDVLFMRGTGQSDDSDIWDDTALIKAYDKAVASFKTALKGDDEPQASIKIPPGTKRKNNKKKNSRKRTNASTDKDWKVGDSCCAYWSEDNQLYTATISSVDKKKGTCIVVYTDYGNEEEQNLEDLLSEISEGDEETKTTTQEAESSTEESDRSTEPNQHKQQPDSKSQKAKFHKAPPPMWAPGFPPPCPPPMPPFRQGGKRHSGGHGHVPPPWHPMMQFGPPMIPPPPPMSPDMGDDAAMGSMLISWYMSGYHTGYYLGLKQGRSEAAKWTKPH; encoded by the exons atggcgaaTGGATGCAATGACGTGCTGTTCATGCGAGGGACCGGGCAG AGTGATGACTCAGATATTTGGGATGACACCGCCTTGATAAAAGCCTATGACAAGGCTGTCGCCTCATTTAAG ACTGCCCTTAAAGGAGACGATGAACCACAGGCATCAATAAAAATCCCACCAGGAACAAAGCGaaagaataataaaaagaagaacagCAGGAAAAGAACTAATGCATCGACAGATAAAGAT TGGAAGGTTGGAGATTCTTGCTGCGCTTACTGGTCAGAAGACAATCAACTGTACACAGCTACCATCTCCTCTGTCGACAAAAAGAAGGGGACGTGCATAGTTGTCTACACAGACTACGGCAATGAGGAAGAGCAGAACCTCGAAGACTTGCTTTCGGAGATCTCTGAGGGTGATGAAGAAACCAAAACCACG ACGCAGGAGGCAGAATCTTCCACAGAGGAAAGTGACAGGTCAACAGAACCAAACCAGCACAAACAGCAGCCAGACAGTAAAAGCCAAAAGGCCAAATTTCACAAGGCTCCCCCCCCTATGTGGGCTCCTGGATTCCCTCCTCCATGCCCACCTCCCATGCCACCATTCAGACAG GGTGGCAAAAGACATTCTGGTGGTCACGGTCATGTACCGCCCCCCTGGCATCCCATGATGCAATTCGGCCCACCA ATGATCCCTCCACCCCCTCCCATGAGTCCCGATATGGGAGATGATGCGGCCATGGGCAGCATGCTCATCTCCTGGTACATGAGTGGCTACCACACAGGCTACTACTTG GGTTTGAAACAAGGTCGCAGCGAAGCTGCCAAATGGACCAAACCACActag